The Comamonas sp. 26 DNA window GGCAAAGGCACTGCCCATGAAGAGGCCGGTGCCAATGGCACCACCAATGGCAATCATGGTCATCTGGGCCGAGTTCAGGTGCGGCTGCAACCCGGTCTCGCGTTGCTGAATACTGTCAAAGTTGGCCATTGCTTACTTGCGGGCTCTGAAAATGGGAGGAGCAAGTATCCCGCGAATACTCAGGCCAGGTGATGCTTGGCCGAATGCCCCGGAGCCTGTTCTGGCTGATCAGCGCATTGCCTGCGCGTAATTACCGGGCGTCAGTGCGTGGTGGGCTTTGAAGGTGCGTTGCATATGGGACTGGTCGGCAAAGCCCATCTGGTGGGCGACCGCTGCCAATGGCTGGCCCTGAGCCAGCAGGTGGCGTGCCGCATTCAGTCGCAGGTTGAGCCGGTAGGCCCCCGGCGTGACGCCGGTGATGGCCGTGAAGCGGCGAATAAATCGGCTGGGGCTCATGCCGCAGCGCAGCGCTAGGGCCTGCACGCTGGTTTCATCTTCGGGGTTGCTGTGTAGATGCTGTAGTACAGACAGCATGGCATGGGGCGGGTCGGTACGCGGCTGGTCGGTGCTGCCCAGCAGGCGCAGAAATTCTGTCAATGACTGCGTATGGCTTTGCATGTCTGAGGCTGTGCTGTCGCTGGCAAGCGGGCGGCAGAGCTGGTCGGCCCAGCGTGAAATCTCGGGCTGATCAAGAGCGTGCTTCGCAAAGTGCAGGGCGCTGACGCCGAGCTGCTCATGCACCCAGTCGGCCTGCACAAACAGCATGCGGTATGACCAGGGCTGCGAGGTCTCGGGGTTGCAAGCGTGCCAGTGGCCGGGTTCGATCAAAACCACGTTGCCGGCTTTCAGCGCTTCGGGGCCCTGGTCATGGAGAAACAGGGTCTCGCCTTCATCCACGATTCCTATGGAGTACTGGGCGTGGGCATGCAGCCGGTAGCTGTAGCAGGACTGATGGCTGATGCGCAGCTCAGCCCAGGGCGTGGCTGGGTGGCGGTGGAATTGATGGCTGGGAGCTGGCATGGCGCTTCATCATGCCAGCATGCTGACCACGCTAATCAGTAGCAGCAGGGCCAGTGTTTGATTCAGGCGTTGCTGGCGTTTGGGAGTGCTTAGCCATTGGGTAAGAGTGCGGCCCAGCGCGGCCCAGAAGCCGATTCCCAGCAAGCACGCCAGCAAAGAGATGGTGCAGAACATCAGCAGCGCGGTTTCCAGTGGCATATGAGGGCTCGCGAGTGGCGCGACAAAAATGCCCACACCGGACAGCGCTACCAGCCATGCCTTGGGGTTGAGGCTCTGAATCGCCACACCTTGCACAAATGCTCTGGCTAAACCCATTGGCAAAGTTGCAGAGGTATTGGCTTCAGCTGAAGAGCCGACTGGGCTATATGCCAGCTGCCATGCCAGCCATAGCAAATAGGCGGCGCAAATACGCGGAGCCCATCGCAGCACTTCAGGCTGCTTGAGCAACCAATGGCCACTCTGTCCCATCAGCCAGACAATGGCTGCATAACCGAGGCTGGCACCGAGCACATAAACAAAAGCGGTGATCCGGCAGCGGCCGCCACCGTGGCGCAGGGCAATCAGGTTCACGGGGCCGGGTGTAATGGCTCCCGCCAGTGCAAATCCGGCCATGGCCAAGAATGAAGAAAACATGAGAAAGCCCGAAGTACAAGGCTGGCAAGTCTGGACTATCTGTACTGCGAGGTATTGAACAAAATTGCGCCTTTGACCCGTGAACAACTGCAAAACGGCGTCTTTTCAGATAAGCCATCACGGCAACTTGCGTTACGCTTGGATTCTTTTTTGCCCATCTGCTTACCATCTCCGTCTTCCATGTCTCCCGCTCAAGCTTCTCCTCCTCCCCGTGTCTGGCCAGCGGTGCGCATGGTTGCGTGTGCCGATATGGGTATGAAGCGCCATAACAATGAAGACGCGGTCGGCATCCAGCCCCTGGCTGAGCCTTGGCCTGTAGCCGTGCTGGCTGATGGCATGGGGGGCTATAACGCGGGCGAGGTGGCCAGCGCCATGGCGGTTGACCTGATTACGGCTGCGGTGCGCAATGAAGCCTGGGCGGACAGCTCTGCCAAGGTAGCGCAATGCGAGCTGACCGATGCCTTTCACATGGCAAACCTAGCCATCTTCGGGGCCGCGCAATCTGCGCCTGAATGCCGCGGCATGGGCACCACCGTTGTTGCTGCCCTGGTGCTGGAGGATGAACTCCTGGTGGCTCACCTGGGCGATTCCCGTGCCTACGCCTGGCGCGAGGGACAGTTGCAGTGCCTGACGCGCGACCATTCTCTGGTGCAGCAAGAGATTGATGCCGGCCTGATCACGGCCGAAGAAGCTTTGCATTCCCGCTACAGCCACTTGGTCACCCGCGCTCTGGGGGTCACGTCGCTGGTCGAGCCAGAACTCACGCACTGGCCACTGCACCATGGCGACCGCATCATGCTCTGCTCAGACGGGTTGACCGATATGCTGCCCGATGCCTGCCTGCAATCCTTGTTTGAGGAAAACCTGCCGCTGCAGGAGTTGCTGCTCTCGCTGATCGCAGCAGCGAATGCGGCGGGCGGCAAGGACAATATCGGCGTGGTGCTGATCGAGGAAGATGCCTAAGCCTTCATCTAATTAGAGCGCGTAGAGTGGTCTAAAGCAGTCCGCTTTCCAGTGCCGTCATGCCATTGCGGCGGCGCACGCGGTTGCAGGCGTCCGAGCCTGCAGCAAACTCGCGACAGGGCGAGGGCCGCCATTCATAAATGCCGCAACTGGCTTTTTCTCCCACTTTGCCGATCAAGGCCGCGCAACGCGGCTTGGCCCAGTCCGTTCCGCGCATGCGGCAGGTGTAGTCGGTGACTTCTTCGGACAGCCCCGAAGGAACACTGCCCCCTTGTTCCTGGGATTCATGGACGGAAAAGTCCACGCGAAATGATGCGCAGCAGGCACCGCAGGTCAGGCAGGGATGGGTCATGGCTGGGCCAGAAAAAGAGCTGGGGCGGAATTTTCTCTGCTGAATGACGCACGGCAAGGCGTCGTTTTGAAAATCCGACTGTGCTGCAGGGAAACAAAGCTCTCAAGGCTTAGAGGTAGAGCAAGTGCAGACTAATGTTCCTCTTTAGGGCTGAAAGCCACATGCCTGCGGCACTGCGGCGCACTGGGACTCTGAAGACGCCTGAACCATAATGAGAATTAAACTCAATAAAATAGCGCCCATGAGTATCTTGCAGTCCTTGGCCTCGGATAGCGCGGCCCCCGTTTTTGCGTCGGATGACGCACCAGTGACCGCGCAGGCTGCGATCAGCCTCGACACGCTGGCTGTCAACACCTCTGCCCGCGTGGTGGATCTGGTCAGCGCCAGCAATGCGGAGGAGCAAGAGCTGATGCTGCGCCTCATGGAAATCGGTTTCCTGCCTGGCGAGCATGTACGCATTGTGGCCACCGGCTTTCCCGGCCCCGACCCACTTGCCGTGCGCGTCGGTGCGGCCACTTTTGCACTGCGCCGCTATGAAGCGTCGCGGGTCATGGTGGCGGTGGAGGCAAAGCCATGAACGCGCGTGACAACCCGAAAACAGAGCAGCTCGTGCAAAACATCTCTCTTCAGAATCTGAATGCCGGCTCTGCCACTGCTGCAGACCCGAATGCGCCACTGCGCGCCGCCTTGCTGGGCAATCCCAACTGTGGCAAGACTGCGCTGTTCAACCTGTTGACTGGCGCACGCCAGAAGGTTGCCAACTACGCAGGCGTGACGGTAGAGCGCAAAGAAGGCTGGCTGAGCACGCCGGGCAAGCGCCGCGTGCGCCTGCTGGATCTGCCAGGCACCTACAGCTTGCATGCGCACAGCGATGATGAGCGCATCACCCGCGACATTGTCAGTGGCCTGCATGGGCGCGAAGCACCGCCCGAGCTGCTGATCTGCGTGACCGATGCCACGCACCTGCGTCTGAATCTGCGTCTTGTACTGGAAGCCCGTGCCTTGGGCCTGCCCATGCTGCTGGTGCTCAATATGAGCGATATGGCGCGCCGCCAGGGCATCGTGGTGGACAAGGCCAAGCTCAGCCAGGCACTGGGCATGCCCGTGATCGAGAGCGTGGGGGTGCGACTGGACGGCGGCAAAGAGCTGCTGAACTGGCTGGACAGCGAGCAGGCCCGCTCGCTCAAGGCACCGTCCATGGAAGGGCGCTGGAAGCCCAAGGCCGGGCTGGGAGCCAAGGAGCAATTGCTGAGCCTGCACCAGCAGGTGGCAGACATGATGCGCGAAGCCGTGCAGGAGCCACAGGTGGACAACCAGCGCGCAGACCGCATTGATGCGGTGGTGCTGCATCCCGTCTGGGGCACGCTGCTGCTGCTGGTGACGTTGTTTCTGATTTTTCAGGCGGTGTTCAGCTGGGCCGAGCCATTGATGGAAGGCATTGAAGGCGGGGTTGCCAGCTTTGGTCAGTGGGTTGGCAATGTCATGCCAGACGGCGTGCTGCGCAGCCTGCTGGTGGACGGCGTGATTGCCGGAACCGGCGCGGTGCTGGTGTTTTTGCCGCAGATTCTGATTCTGTTCTTCTTCATTCTGGTGCTGGAAGATTCGGGCTATCTGCCGCGTGCGGCTTTTCTGCTGGACCGCATCATGGGCACTGTGGGTCTGTCGGGGCGCTCTTTCATTCCGCTGCTTTCCAGCTTTGCCTGCGCCGTGCCCGGCATCATGGCCACGCGCTCCATCAGCAGCTGGCGTGACCGGCTGCTGACCATCATGATTGCGCCGCTGATGACTTGTTCGGCGCGCCTGCCCGTGTACGCGCTGCTGATCGGTGCCTTCATCCCCGAGCAAACCGTGGGTGGCTTGTTCAATCTGCAAGGTCTGGTGCTGTTTGCGTTGTATGTGGGCGGTATCGTCAGCGCCATGGCGGTGGCCTGGGTGGCCAAACTGTTCAGAACCAACAAGGCGCGTACACCGCTGATGATGGAGCTGCCAGCCTACCGCTGGCCCAGCATCCGCAGTCTGGCCCTGGGCCTGTATGAGCGCGCCATCATCTTCCTGCGCCGCGTGGGCGGCATCATCTTGACGGTGAGCATCGTGCTGTGGTTCCTGGCCAGCTACCCGGGTGCACCGGAAGGCGTGACAGAAGGCGCGATCCGCTACAGCTTTGCCGGCCAGATCGGCCGCTGGCTGGAAGTGGTGCTGGCACCGATTGGCTTTAACTGGCAGATCGCCATTGCACTCGTGCCCGGCATGGCCGCGCGTGAGGTGGCTGTGGGTGCATTGGGTACGGTATACGCACTGTCGGCCTCCAGCGATGACGCCATGGCCCAGCAACTGGGCCCGCTGATTGCGCACAGCTGGTCGCTGGCAACGGCCTTGTCGCTGCTGGTGTGGTTTGTGTTTGCGCCCCAGTGCATCTCCACGCTGGCCATCGTCAAGCGTGAGACCAATGGCTGGCGCTACCCGCTGATCATGACCGGCTATATGTTTGGTCTGGCCTATTTGTGCAGCTTTATCACCTACCGTGTGGCCGTGGCCTTCGGTGCGGGCTAAGCCTAGCCTGAAGAAAGGAAACAGCAAATGCAGGAAATCATTGTGGGACTGATTGTGGCGCTGGCTGCCGTGGCTTTGGTTTGGCGGCTCATGCCTTCGGCCCTGAAGCGAAAGCTGGCACAGTCGCACCCCGCGCTGGCGGGTATCAACAAGGACAGCGGCTGCGGCGGCTGCAGCGCTTGCGGGGGTGATAGCTGCGCGCCCAGTGCTAAAAAGCCCTGAGGCTTGAGAGCCGCCAAGGCAGGCGGGGTAGTCAGATAAGGCTTGAGGCGCTTTGCGGTGCCTCAGGCCTTTTTATTTCCTGGCGCGTTCTCCAGCGCGTAGTGGCTTTGCACCAGGTCAAAGTCCCAGCTGCGCGTGACTAGGTGGCGCAGCTGCACCGCGGTTTGCCCGGGGCCCAGCGGGCCAAACAGCGGCAAGCCCTCGCCCAGCAACACGGGGATGCGGGTAATGGTGATTTCATCGAGCAAGCCCGCAGCAATAAAAGACTGCAGGGTCAGGCCTCCATCCACATACAGGCGCGGCTGACCC harbors:
- a CDS encoding Stp1/IreP family PP2C-type Ser/Thr phosphatase, coding for MVACADMGMKRHNNEDAVGIQPLAEPWPVAVLADGMGGYNAGEVASAMAVDLITAAVRNEAWADSSAKVAQCELTDAFHMANLAIFGAAQSAPECRGMGTTVVAALVLEDELLVAHLGDSRAYAWREGQLQCLTRDHSLVQQEIDAGLITAEEALHSRYSHLVTRALGVTSLVEPELTHWPLHHGDRIMLCSDGLTDMLPDACLQSLFEENLPLQELLLSLIAAANAAGGKDNIGVVLIEEDA
- a CDS encoding ferrous iron transporter B; translated protein: MNARDNPKTEQLVQNISLQNLNAGSATAADPNAPLRAALLGNPNCGKTALFNLLTGARQKVANYAGVTVERKEGWLSTPGKRRVRLLDLPGTYSLHAHSDDERITRDIVSGLHGREAPPELLICVTDATHLRLNLRLVLEARALGLPMLLVLNMSDMARRQGIVVDKAKLSQALGMPVIESVGVRLDGGKELLNWLDSEQARSLKAPSMEGRWKPKAGLGAKEQLLSLHQQVADMMREAVQEPQVDNQRADRIDAVVLHPVWGTLLLLVTLFLIFQAVFSWAEPLMEGIEGGVASFGQWVGNVMPDGVLRSLLVDGVIAGTGAVLVFLPQILILFFFILVLEDSGYLPRAAFLLDRIMGTVGLSGRSFIPLLSSFACAVPGIMATRSISSWRDRLLTIMIAPLMTCSARLPVYALLIGAFIPEQTVGGLFNLQGLVLFALYVGGIVSAMAVAWVAKLFRTNKARTPLMMELPAYRWPSIRSLALGLYERAIIFLRRVGGIILTVSIVLWFLASYPGAPEGVTEGAIRYSFAGQIGRWLEVVLAPIGFNWQIAIALVPGMAAREVAVGALGTVYALSASSDDAMAQQLGPLIAHSWSLATALSLLVWFVFAPQCISTLAIVKRETNGWRYPLIMTGYMFGLAYLCSFITYRVAVAFGAG
- a CDS encoding YkgJ family cysteine cluster protein; the encoded protein is MTHPCLTCGACCASFRVDFSVHESQEQGGSVPSGLSEEVTDYTCRMRGTDWAKPRCAALIGKVGEKASCGIYEWRPSPCREFAAGSDACNRVRRRNGMTALESGLL
- a CDS encoding LysE family translocator, with translation MFSSFLAMAGFALAGAITPGPVNLIALRHGGGRCRITAFVYVLGASLGYAAIVWLMGQSGHWLLKQPEVLRWAPRICAAYLLWLAWQLAYSPVGSSAEANTSATLPMGLARAFVQGVAIQSLNPKAWLVALSGVGIFVAPLASPHMPLETALLMFCTISLLACLLGIGFWAALGRTLTQWLSTPKRQQRLNQTLALLLLISVVSMLA
- a CDS encoding FeoA family protein, with the translated sequence MSILQSLASDSAAPVFASDDAPVTAQAAISLDTLAVNTSARVVDLVSASNAEEQELMLRLMEIGFLPGEHVRIVATGFPGPDPLAVRVGAATFALRRYEASRVMVAVEAKP
- a CDS encoding AraC family transcriptional regulator, whose translation is MPAPSHQFHRHPATPWAELRISHQSCYSYRLHAHAQYSIGIVDEGETLFLHDQGPEALKAGNVVLIEPGHWHACNPETSQPWSYRMLFVQADWVHEQLGVSALHFAKHALDQPEISRWADQLCRPLASDSTASDMQSHTQSLTEFLRLLGSTDQPRTDPPHAMLSVLQHLHSNPEDETSVQALALRCGMSPSRFIRRFTAITGVTPGAYRLNLRLNAARHLLAQGQPLAAVAHQMGFADQSHMQRTFKAHHALTPGNYAQAMR